Below is a genomic region from Prochlorococcus marinus str. MIT 0918.
AAGCTAAATCAAGATTATATAAATAACTATTTATATAATCTTGATTTTTTAATACTTAGTTATTCATGTAGGTAATAGCTATTATTTAGTAATAAAAAATAATTATTGAGTTATTAACTTAGTCCTGTTCTGGCAATATCTATGACATCAGCCATTGCGCGAATTTTATTTATGGTCATGGCTAGCTGCGCTGAACTTTTTAATTCAATTCTAAGGTCAATACATGCAGGTTTCCCATAGGAAGTCTGAACACGTGCATCACTAACATTAATACTACTGTCGGATAATCGCATTAAAATGTCTTTAAGAACACCAACTCGGTCAATTACTTCGATTTTTAGTTGAGTAGAGAACTTTGTATCATGACTCGATAATTCCTCATTCCATTTAACAGGTAATTGTCTGACGCTGGGTATGTTACTAATATTCGCACAATTTTGTCGATGAATAGTTATCCCATGATTGCCAAGTGCAACAGTACCAATTATTTCTTCTCCAGGGAGAGGACTGCAGCATCCTCCTAAGCGATAATCTAACCCTTCTAAACCAAGAATAGGAGACGTTTTTACAGAGGATTCTTTAGGGGATGCATATTCTGCATTGGTCGAGACTTGCTTAGCAATTTCATTATTGGTTTCAGGAATATGTGTATTCATATTTTGTAGTCGAATCTCTTCTCGTAGCCGATTTAGTACTTGATGGAGAGTAATTGCTCCGAAACCAAGTGCAGCAAGTAAATCTTCAGTAGTTTTAAGATTGCACCGCTCAGCAACTTTTTTCATTGCTTCGCTGGTAAGTAATGAATCAAGTCCTTTCCGGCCCAGGTCGCGTTCTAACAGCTCTTTACCTCTTTGAATCGTTTCATCTCTATGACTAACTTTGTACCATTGTCTGATACGATTTCGGGCAGTTGGAGTGGCTACAAAATTAAGCCAATCAAGACTAGGATGTGCTGTGTTAGTTGTAATAATCTCTACAAAATCACCATTGTTTAACTTTGTTGCTAATGGACATAGTTTGTCATTAATGCGTGTTCCATAGCAGTGATTACCTACCTCTGAATGAATTCTATAAGCAAAATCTATAGCTGTAGAGCCTTTCCTTAAGCCTACGACATCTCCTTTAGGAGTAAACACAAAAACCTCTTCGTCAAATAAATCTTCTTTGATTGATGAAAGATAGTCATTATGATCAGAGCTATTTTCTTCTTGTTGCCAGTCGACTAATTGACGCAACCAGCTAAATTTTTCTGTATTCCCTACAGCAGGAGAACCACCTTCTTTATATTTCCAGTGAGCGGCTATTCCAAATTCAGCTACTTGGTGCATTTCAGGTGTTCTGATTTGCACCTCAATTGGCCTATGACGACCTATCACCGCTGTATGAAGAGATTGGTATCCATTAGGCTTTGGAAGGCCTATGTAATCCTTGAAACGACCAGGTATAGGCCTGAAGGTGTCATGAACAACTGCTAGAGCTCTATAACAACTTTCTAAATTAGGAACAATAATTCTTAAGGCTGCTACATCATAAATTTCATGAAATGCTTTATCTTGTCTTTGCATTTTGCTCCAGATACCAAACAGATGTTTAGGTCTTCCACTGATTTCAAATTTTTTTAGACCAGAATTTTGTAATCGCTCTCGTAGAAGTTCAACTGTTTGTGCTAAACGCTTCTCTCGTTCACTCCTTTTAGTCACTACTTCCTGTTGGATCTCTCTATATTGATCTGGTTCCAAAAGTTTAAAAGCAAGATCTTCTAACTCCCATTTAAAACGTCCAATTCCCAATCTATTGGCTAGTGGAGCATAGATCTCTCGGGTCTCTTGTGCAATTCTTTGTTGTTTATCTGCTTGAAGTGAATCAAGAGTACGCATGTTATGTAATCTATCCGCTAATTTCACCAGAACAACACGAATATCTCTGGCCATGGCAAGAAACATTTTCCGTAAATTTTCTGCTTGAGCTTCAGTCCTGTTGGGGAAGTGAATACCGCCTAATTTAGTTACTCCTTCAACTAATCCACTAACTTCATTACCAAAATACCCTTCTAATAATTCAAGTGTGATACTGGTATCTTCCACAACATCATGTAGAAAACCGGCTGCTATGACCTTAGGGCTTGCTCCTATTTCTCTTAATAAGTTTGCTACGGCCAAAGGGTGAACGATATATGGATCTCCACTTGCGCGAAATTGACCTTTATGTAGTCTAAAAGCGAGATCAAACGAACAAGCTAGTAATGCTTTTGAATCTGTAGGGCAGCATTCACCTACGGCAGGAGGAACTACTTCTAAGCAATTGATCAACCATTCTGGCAACTCAATCCCATAATCTTCTGGGAGTTTGATTCCGTCAGACCTAAGTTGAGGCCCTGCAAACATGGGCAAATCCCAGGACAAATTGGTCTGTGCTTCATTAGACGCAGATGTGGCGTTTAGCATCAGGCCAAAGACTTTAATTTATTTTATTCATGTGTAAGCAGCCTTGCTAAAACTTATGAATTGTTCTCAAAACGATGTTTTAAATATAAAAGGCTTAAGTGTTTCTTATCCAGGTTCTTCTGATTGGGTCTTAGAGGATCTGAATATGAGTCTTAAGGCAGGTGAACGCCTTGCTTTAATAGGAAGTTCAGGGTCTGGTAAAAGCACTGTTGCGAAAGTTTTATTACAAATACTTCCATCAGGCAGTATTTGTAGAGGACAACTTTTATTGAAAAATAAAGATCTTTTGAGCCTGAATGAAAAAGATTTGAAAAGACTAAGAGGTGAATTGATTGGATTGATTTTTCAAGATCCTGGCTCACGTTTGAATCCATTGATGACTATTGGAGAACACCTTTTAGATACCTTCAAGGCTCATCAACAAAACCAATCACTGACTGTTCAGAAACTTAAATCAGAAAAATTATTAGAACAAGTTGGCATTAATCCTCAAAGGTTTAATGCATATCCTCATGAATTTAGTGGTGGTATGCGTCAGCGCTTATGCATTGCTTTGGCAATTGCCTTAAACCCTCCTTTAATCATTGCTGATGAACCAACTTCAAGCCTTGATGTTGTAATAGCTAATCAGATTATGAGCGAATTAAGTATTTTATGTGATGAGTTGGGGAGTTCTCTTTTATTGATTACTCATGACTTAGCTCTTGCCTCAAAGTGGTCTCAAAGAATAGCAATCCTTGACCAAGGAAAAATTGTTGAAGAGCAATCAAATCGCAAGCTTTTTATTTCTCCTCAATCAGTTCTTGCTAAGAAATTGGTTAGTGCAGCTATAGCGCGTGAAGAATGTTCTCAATCATTCGACCAGAAAAGGGAGGTCATTTTTGAAGTTGACAGATTACGATGTTGGCATCCTTTGCCAGGAGTACCTTGGAAAAACACTTGGGTCAAGGCAATTGATGAAATTAGTTTTTCTTTAAGTATTGGAGAAACGCTTGGTGTGGTTGGAGTTTCTGGATGTGGGAAGAGTACTTTATGTCGAGCTCTTTTAGGTTTAACTCCTATTAGGGGAGGCGAAGTTAAATTGTATGGAAGAAATTTAAGAGATTCACATGACAACTCTCTAAAAAAAGCTAAACAAGTAATCCAAATGGTCTTTCAAGACCCTTTTGCTTCTTTAAATCCTAAGATGACAGTATTAGAAGCTATTTCTGACCCTCTTCTTATTCATGGTTTGGCCAACAAAGCAAGTGCAAAAGAACAAACAAGGTTGCTTTTAGAGCAAGTCGGTCTTATTCCAGCACAAGATTTTCAGAATCGTTTTCCTCATCAGCTTTCAGGTGGTCAGCAACAAAGAGTAGCTATTGCTCGAGCCCTTGCGATGAAACCGAAAGTTCTTATTTGTGATGAAAGTGTAAGCATGTTAGATGCTGAGATTCAAACGGATGTTTTATCATTACTTCGCTCATTACAAGTTAATTTAGGATTAGCAATTCTCTTTATTACTCATGACCTGGCTGTGGCAAGTTCTTTTTGTCACAGAATCATTGTTTTAAATAAAGGTAAAATTGTTGAAGAAGGTTTTGCTAAGCAAATAATAAGTTCTCCAACTACTACTTTCACTCAAAAATTAGTGAGTTCTTCACCAAGAGTGAGATCTTTTAATTAGTTAAGTAATTTATTTTCTCAAGATAGTCAGAATCTTTTCAAATGTATGCGGTAATGGAGCTTCAAAAAGCATCTCATTATTTTTGATAGGATGCTTTAATCCGAGATGGCGAGCATGTAAAACTTGACTTTTAACATTAGTTGGTAATTTCTTACAACGGCTATATGTAGGGTCTCCTAGAATTGGATGTCCAATATGAGCAGAATGAACACGAATTTGGTGAGTTCGACCAGTATCTAATTGAAACGTTAAAAGAGAGTAATCACCAAGTCTCTCAATGAGTTCCCAATGAGTACATGCATACCTCCCAGTGTCATTACTAACGACAGCATATCTTTTTCTATCAACCGGATGTCTACCTATATCGCCAATAATAGAGCCTTTATCTCCTTTAGGGACGCCATGTACTATAGCCATGTACTTTCTAGATGCAATCCTTTTTTGAATTTGAACTTGGAGCTTAACTAAAGCTTCTTGTGACTTTGCTACAACAATGCAGCCTGTTGTATCCTTATCAAGTCGATGCACTATTCCAGGGCGAAGCTTTCCATTTATTCCTGGCAAATCAGAACAGTGATGCAATAATCCATTAACTAGTGTGCCATCTTTATTGCCTGGTGCTGGATGTACTGTTAAACCTGCTGGTTTGTTAATAACAATAATATGCTCATCTTCAAAAAGGATATTTAAATCCATTTTTTGTGGTTTCAAATATGGTAATGGTTCAGGAGGTGGTTGCCATAATTGAACTTCATCTCCTTCTCTAAGAGGTGTTTTAGCTTTTCCTTCTTTTCCATTAACAAGCACTAATCCATTTTCAATGAATTTCTGGACCCTTGCTCTACTTTCATCAGGCCGCTTGCTGACTAACCATCGATCTAGACGCATAGGTAAAGGTTTAGAGTAATGAAGTGCTATTAGCTCCCCTTCTCCTTTCCCAAATGATTGTGTTGGATCTTCAGACATTTGTAATTTTATGGAAGTTCCAGAGAAATGGGACCAATTAGTTTCTTGCGGAAATCATCTAGTAGTCTTTGTGCCATTCTACATTTATCCCCTGACGTGTGATAGTTAGCTGCATCTTCTAGCCATAGATGTGGATTGGTGCGATGTTTTTTAATATCTATTCCATAACGGCTATTAAGGATATCTGATTGTATGCCAGCAATATTTATTAGTTTGATTTCATTCATTATCTCTAAGAATCTTATTGCTACTGATTCAACATCATAAGAAGCTTGTCCGATGTCATCACATATAGCAAGTTTGATCGCAGCTTCTTGATCTTCTAATTTAGGAGGTAATACACCAGGTGAATCCAATAAATCAAGTTGTTGTCCAACTCGAACCCATCTCAGAGATTTTGTTACCCCAGCTTTTCTTGAACTTTGCACAATTTTTTTATTGACTAATCTATTGATTAGAGCGGACTTCCCAACATTTGGGAATCCAAGAGTAAGTGCTCTGACTGCTCTATTACGCATACCTCTAAATGATCGTCTTTGATTCAATTCTTCTCCAAGTTCAATAGCTGCTTCTTTAATTTGCTTTATTCCATCACCATTTTTAGCATTACACCACCAAAATGGTTGCCCTTGCTGTTTAAACCATTTATCCCACGAAGTTATAGCCTTGTTTGAAATCATATCTTTTCGATTGATCACCATTAAATGCTTTTTGTTTTTGATCCATTTCTGAAGATAAGGATGTGAAGTGGCAAGTGGAATTCGAGCATCTCTTACTTCGATAACTAGATCTATTTTTTCTAGATGAGTAGTAAGTTGTTTTTCGGCTTTTGCTATGTGGCCTGGATACCATTGAATAAGTTGCATTTTCACGAAGGCTTTAAATTTGAGAAGATGCAATTTTGATCACTTTGGAGAGCGTACTTTGATGGTTTTT
It encodes:
- a CDS encoding RelA/SpoT family protein; this translates as MFAGPQLRSDGIKLPEDYGIELPEWLINCLEVVPPAVGECCPTDSKALLACSFDLAFRLHKGQFRASGDPYIVHPLAVANLLREIGASPKVIAAGFLHDVVEDTSITLELLEGYFGNEVSGLVEGVTKLGGIHFPNRTEAQAENLRKMFLAMARDIRVVLVKLADRLHNMRTLDSLQADKQQRIAQETREIYAPLANRLGIGRFKWELEDLAFKLLEPDQYREIQQEVVTKRSEREKRLAQTVELLRERLQNSGLKKFEISGRPKHLFGIWSKMQRQDKAFHEIYDVAALRIIVPNLESCYRALAVVHDTFRPIPGRFKDYIGLPKPNGYQSLHTAVIGRHRPIEVQIRTPEMHQVAEFGIAAHWKYKEGGSPAVGNTEKFSWLRQLVDWQQEENSSDHNDYLSSIKEDLFDEEVFVFTPKGDVVGLRKGSTAIDFAYRIHSEVGNHCYGTRINDKLCPLATKLNNGDFVEIITTNTAHPSLDWLNFVATPTARNRIRQWYKVSHRDETIQRGKELLERDLGRKGLDSLLTSEAMKKVAERCNLKTTEDLLAALGFGAITLHQVLNRLREEIRLQNMNTHIPETNNEIAKQVSTNAEYASPKESSVKTSPILGLEGLDYRLGGCCSPLPGEEIIGTVALGNHGITIHRQNCANISNIPSVRQLPVKWNEELSSHDTKFSTQLKIEVIDRVGVLKDILMRLSDSSINVSDARVQTSYGKPACIDLRIELKSSAQLAMTINKIRAMADVIDIARTGLS
- a CDS encoding RluA family pseudouridine synthase; protein product: MSEDPTQSFGKGEGELIALHYSKPLPMRLDRWLVSKRPDESRARVQKFIENGLVLVNGKEGKAKTPLREGDEVQLWQPPPEPLPYLKPQKMDLNILFEDEHIIVINKPAGLTVHPAPGNKDGTLVNGLLHHCSDLPGINGKLRPGIVHRLDKDTTGCIVVAKSQEALVKLQVQIQKRIASRKYMAIVHGVPKGDKGSIIGDIGRHPVDRKRYAVVSNDTGRYACTHWELIERLGDYSLLTFQLDTGRTHQIRVHSAHIGHPILGDPTYSRCKKLPTNVKSQVLHARHLGLKHPIKNNEMLFEAPLPHTFEKILTILRK
- a CDS encoding ABC transporter ATP-binding protein, producing MNCSQNDVLNIKGLSVSYPGSSDWVLEDLNMSLKAGERLALIGSSGSGKSTVAKVLLQILPSGSICRGQLLLKNKDLLSLNEKDLKRLRGELIGLIFQDPGSRLNPLMTIGEHLLDTFKAHQQNQSLTVQKLKSEKLLEQVGINPQRFNAYPHEFSGGMRQRLCIALAIALNPPLIIADEPTSSLDVVIANQIMSELSILCDELGSSLLLITHDLALASKWSQRIAILDQGKIVEEQSNRKLFISPQSVLAKKLVSAAIAREECSQSFDQKREVIFEVDRLRCWHPLPGVPWKNTWVKAIDEISFSLSIGETLGVVGVSGCGKSTLCRALLGLTPIRGGEVKLYGRNLRDSHDNSLKKAKQVIQMVFQDPFASLNPKMTVLEAISDPLLIHGLANKASAKEQTRLLLEQVGLIPAQDFQNRFPHQLSGGQQQRVAIARALAMKPKVLICDESVSMLDAEIQTDVLSLLRSLQVNLGLAILFITHDLAVASSFCHRIIVLNKGKIVEEGFAKQIISSPTTTFTQKLVSSSPRVRSFN
- the ylqF gene encoding ribosome biogenesis GTPase YlqF, which produces MKMQLIQWYPGHIAKAEKQLTTHLEKIDLVIEVRDARIPLATSHPYLQKWIKNKKHLMVINRKDMISNKAITSWDKWFKQQGQPFWWCNAKNGDGIKQIKEAAIELGEELNQRRSFRGMRNRAVRALTLGFPNVGKSALINRLVNKKIVQSSRKAGVTKSLRWVRVGQQLDLLDSPGVLPPKLEDQEAAIKLAICDDIGQASYDVESVAIRFLEIMNEIKLINIAGIQSDILNSRYGIDIKKHRTNPHLWLEDAANYHTSGDKCRMAQRLLDDFRKKLIGPISLELP